One window from the genome of Cucumis melo cultivar AY chromosome 12, USDA_Cmelo_AY_1.0, whole genome shotgun sequence encodes:
- the LOC103488597 gene encoding berberine bridge enzyme-like 8: protein MQILRSSILFLSFSFLVFFSSASSSAPENFLQCLLRHSPPSYPIAPAIFTPNNASYSSVLETYIRNLRFNTSTTPKPFLILTALHESHVKVAILCARIHNLQMKIRSGGHDYEGVSYVSDVVPFFVLDMFNLREITVDAKTETAWVQTGATLGEVYYRVAEKNKSYGFPAGVCPTVGVGGHFGGGGYGNMMRKHGLSVDQIIDAKIIDVNGKLLDRKAMGEDLFWAIIGGGGSSFGVVVAYKIRMVRVPERVTVFRVQRTLEQNELTEIVDEWQQVAHVIDNDLFIRVTFDVVNGTDKEKKTLRATFIALFLGDSGRLLFVINNSFPKLGLKKSDCIEMSWLQSVLFWTNFPLGTSVEALLSRTPQVLTHLKRKSDYVKAPIPKEGLDKIWKKMIELEKPMMTFNPYGGRMAEIPSNATPFPHRAGNLWKIQYATNWDEEGKREAKHFIDLTRKLYKFMTPFVSKNPRTAFLNYRDLDIGVNHNGKNSYYEGRVYGIKYFEGNFERLVKIKTKVDPHNFFRNEQSIPRFPHV from the exons ATGCAAATTTTAAGGTCTTCAATTTTGTTCTTATCCTTTTCATTCCTTGTGTTTTTTTCTTCTGCATCTTCTTCAGCTCCTGAAAATTTCTTGCAATGTCTTCTCCGACACTCTCCACCATCGTACCCCATCGCTCCGGCGATCTTTACTCCAAACAATGCTTCTTATTCCTCTGTTCTTGAGACTTACATTAGAAACTTGAGATTCAACACTTCAACAACTCCTAAACCATTCCTCATTCTCACTGCTCTCCATGAATCTCATGTTAAAGTTGCTATTCTTTGTGCTCGAATCCATAATCTTCAGATGAAGATTCGTAGCGGCGGCCATGATTACGAAGGCGTTTCTTACGTCTCCGACGTCGTCCCTTTCTTCGTACTCGATATGTTCAACCTACGAGAGATAACGGTTGATGCCAAAACCGAGACCGCTTGG GTCCAAACCGGAGCAACTCTAGGAGAAGTGTATTATAGAGTTGCTGAGAAAAATAAGTCCTACGGCTTTCCCGCCGGCGTGTGCCCAACGGTGGGGGTCGGCGGTCATTTTGGTGGTGGCGGCTATGGTAACATGATGAGAAAACACGGCCTCTCGGTAGATCAAATAATCGATGCAAAGATTATCGACGTCAATGGAAAACTCCTTGACCGAAAGGCAATGGGGGAGGATCTATTTTGGGCCATTATAGGCGGTGGAGGATCTAGCTTCGGTGTGGTGGTAGCATACAAAATCCGAATGGTTCGTGTGCCGGAGAGGGTAACGGTGTTTCGAGTACAAAGAACATTGGAACAAAATGAGTTAACGGAGATTGTAGATGAGTGGCAACAGGTGGCACATGTGATTGACAATGATTTGTTCATAAGAGTAACGTTTGACGTTGTGAATGGAACAGACAAGGAAAAAAAGACATTGAGAGCTACGTTTATAGCCTTATTCCTAGGAGATTCCGGAAGGCTTTTGTTTGTCATCAACAACAGTTTTCCTAAACTTGGTTTGAAGAAATCTGATTGCATTGAAATGAGTTGGCTTCAATCTGTGCTCTTTTGGACTAATTTCCCTCTAG GCACATCAGTGGAAGCCCTACTATCCAGAACCCCACAAGTACTGACCCATCTAAAAAGAAAGTCAGATTATGTAAAAGCCCCAATTCCAAAGGAAGGACTCGacaaaatatggaagaaaatgatAGAACTTGAAAAACCCATGATGACATTTAACCCTTATGGTGGAAGAATGGCAGAAATTCCATCGAATGCAACTCCATTTCCTCATAGAGCTGGAAACTTATGGAAGATTCAATATGCAACAAATTGggatgaagaaggaaaaagagaagCCAAACATTTTATTGATTTGACAAGGAAACTCTACAAGTTTATGACACCATTTGTGTCAAAAAATCCCAGAACTGCCTTTTTGAACTATAGAGATCTTGATATTGGTGTAAATCACAATGGGAAGAATAGTTACTATGAAGGAAGAGTTTATGGCATTAAATACTTTGAAGGTAACTTTGAGAGGTTGGTGAAGATCAAGACCAAGGTTGATCCTCACAACTTTTTTAGGAATGAACAAAGCATTCCTAGGTTTCCTCATGTTTGA